In the genome of Candidatus Bipolaricaulota bacterium, the window CTCCTGCAGATACCGGCGCGCGGCCTCCTCCCCCGCCCGTCCCGATCGAGTTACGTTACGCATCCCGTCTTTATGATAATTTCAACCCCTCAGTCCTGACAAGCGTTGCGCCGCAGAGCGGCAGAGACTATAATTTCATAAAGAAAAGGAAAGACGAAGAAGGAGCGATGGGAATAGTTCTCAAAGGGATAGCCGCGGCGCTCGGAGAAGCCCTTACTGTAAAGCGCGTCGATATCCGCATCGAAGGGAACAAAATCGAGAAAATCAGCGAGTCCCCCCTCCCGGTCGCCCCGGCCGACGAGCTCGTCTCCGGGGAGGGAAAGCTCGCGATCCCCGGGTTTGTCAATCTCCATACTCATCTGCCGATGGTCCTGTTCCGGGGAGCGGCGGACGACCTCCCGCTGGAGGAGTGGCTGCGTGATCGGATCTGGCCGCTGGAGGCGCGGCTTACGGACGAGGCCGTGTACTGGGGCTCCCTCCTCGGGCTGGCGGAGATGATCCGGAGCGGGACAACGGCGTTCTCCGACATGTACTTCCACCTCGACGCGATCGAGCGGGCGGTCGCCGAGTCCGGGATGCGGGCGGTCCTCTCCTACGGGATCATCGCCGCAGAGCTCGATGCGCACGGGAAGGAGGAGCTCGCTCGGGCAGAGGAGACGGTGAAGCGACTCAAGGACGGCGAGGAGAGGATGAAGGCGGCTGTCGCTCCCCATTCCATCTACACCTGCGGGAGGGAAGTATGGAAGCGGGCGGTCGAGCTCGCGCTCGAACAGGAAGTGCCGATCCACACCCACCTATCCGAGACACAGACTGAGGTGGCGGACTGTTACGTGCGCCATCGGATGAGCCCGGTGGAGCTCCTACAGGAGTGGGGTGGATTCTCCGCTCCGACGATCGCCGCTCATTGCGTGCACGTGACCCCAAGCGACGTCGATATCCTGGCCCGTCACCGCGTCACCGTGGCCCACTGCCCGCGCAGCAACGCCAAGCTGGGAAACGGGATCGCCCCGATCTCCCGGCTGCGGTCCGCCGGGGTGAACGTCGGAATCGGGACGGACGGAGCAGCATCAAACAACAGCCTGGACATGGCATCCGAGCTCCGGTTCGCGGCGCTGTCGGCAAAAGCGGCCTCCGGGGACCCGACGATCATTCCCGCCCAGGAGGCGGTGCAGATGGCGACGGTGGCAGGAGCACGAGCCCTCGGGCTCGAGGGAACGATCGCAGAAGGAAACCGAGCCGATATCGCGATCGTCGATCTGGAGCGGGTGGAGACGATCCCGACGTCGGATCCGCTCTCCTCCCTGGTCTACTCCGCCGGGAGAGGGGCGGTGACCGATGTAGTGGTCGACGGGAGGTTCCTCATGCGGGACCGCTCGCTCACCACCATCGACGAAGATCGGGTAAAATACGAGGTGAAGAAGATAGCGAAAAGCTACAAAAACTGAGCCATCCCCACCTGGGCGGGCGGGAGATCCCCCGCGCGGATGCGGGAG includes:
- a CDS encoding amidohydrolase, which encodes MGIVLKGIAAALGEALTVKRVDIRIEGNKIEKISESPLPVAPADELVSGEGKLAIPGFVNLHTHLPMVLFRGAADDLPLEEWLRDRIWPLEARLTDEAVYWGSLLGLAEMIRSGTTAFSDMYFHLDAIERAVAESGMRAVLSYGIIAAELDAHGKEELARAEETVKRLKDGEERMKAAVAPHSIYTCGREVWKRAVELALEQEVPIHTHLSETQTEVADCYVRHRMSPVELLQEWGGFSAPTIAAHCVHVTPSDVDILARHRVTVAHCPRSNAKLGNGIAPISRLRSAGVNVGIGTDGAASNNSLDMASELRFAALSAKAASGDPTIIPAQEAVQMATVAGARALGLEGTIAEGNRADIAIVDLERVETIPTSDPLSSLVYSAGRGAVTDVVVDGRFLMRDRSLTTIDEDRVKYEVKKIAKSYKN